Sequence from the Cydia strobilella chromosome 14, ilCydStro3.1, whole genome shotgun sequence genome:
CACTAAACTTTATCATTGTAATTTAGTAAATAACCCTGTATGTACTAACAATAGCTAGATTAAgtcaatgtttaaaaaagtattacgtacatttaattttacttgTGCTACTGGACTCCCACCACTCTCTCAAATGCGCGCTAGAATTAGAGTAAAACAAAGCCCTATCGTTGAGAAGACTGCAGATTTGGCAGATCCCGTCAAACTCCTCTCGTTTGTGGAATGTGTAGAAGTTCCTCCACTTGAAGAAGCTTCGGTAAACGGACGGGTTGTTAATGCTGTAGTGGACGATGGCGGCGATTTGCTCGGGGGTATGGAGATGGGCGTTGATGTAGGACCCTGGAGGGAGGAACCTGAAAAGTGAAGTTGGGATTAACCTTTATAAAGGCTTATAAAGTGTACTTTTAACCGAGTAGAGAAAAGGTTATGAATTTAGCAGTCCATGTGTGCATGTTAGCATATGTAATATATTTATGACGCATTTTTACTAACTTTGTAAgcggtttatatttttttacaaaaaaaaatagttgcgGTAAAGTTTTTTCTAACGTTTTGATCGTTAGCTAATAAAAGTAAACATTCATTCGAAATGTTTATACACTGAAATCTATCATGCAATGTCCAAATATCTATGAAATGTTGACAGTTGCAATATCGAGCTATATGTTGTacagtaaaacaaataatattttacacaactttttaaactgaccgaagagctggcggcttcctcgcacaacgtatcagcattgcgatacctacagcgaggaaatgccgccagcatccttggtacaatgcctcaaggggctattttagatttaaactagttattaatttcgtttacgtagtaccactgtatatcttgtaagtaaataaagagtttaaaaaaacttagtAAAAAAGGGACAGAATATGATTATGAGATTAAGATTGGTGGTGCATAGaggtcataattattattattactaaaaagCGATTTCATCCCATTGTAAACTAGTGCTCAATTCTTGCATACGCTAATGACATATTTTATGATGCAAATTGAATTGGGTCGTACGCTTGCGGCAAAAAGActgaattttaattaaattatttggttCTTGCTGAATGCAGACACATTGCGATTACTGCGAATAAAGTCACGTCATAAGCAAAATTgtgttttcataaaaaaatattatgggtcACCTGGACGTCGCCATGCACATTTATTCCATTTTTACTGTACTTAAACATGATGTTTAGGAAGTAGAATCACGTTAAGACCTATGAATAAAGTAGTTCCTATTTATAACTGTTACAAAATTTAAGCTATTTACGTCAAACGGTTTCTAATGAAAACGCCTATAACCGATTTACCGCAGAGATACAATAAGTGCTTCATGAACAATGTTTTGCTAAAAAGCAGCTGGGGATATGGAAATAAaaaagagttagaccaagaaaagtttgcagagattttgacagcacacgcagtgccagtgttacttatacgtcataatttcatagaagtttgaagtttaaaataacacctgcacaaTATCACCTCCTACACTCCAAAATAGCACCTcctacctttatttacatacttCGTATACAACTAACACATTGGTGTGACAAGAACTACTAGATGGTAAGATAAAAGATGAAATACTTACTTGGTAAGATCAGCTCTAGCCCTAATAATAGGCACAGCATTGTTCCAATACGCTTTCAATACTTTGTCCGTAACATAGTCCTGAGCCGTCCCTGCAGTCACCAGAACATAGTAATACTCCCTCGCAATAACTGCACCACTGCCTGCCAGCGGATAGCTCCTTTTACATCCAAAAACATCCAACTCTTCTGCATGCACTTTCAAAGCCTCTCTTAATTTACTAGCAAAGATTTTTCCTTCATTATCTTTACAGCCTTTAACGAGCATAGCAAcagctttatttttattcttaaactTCATGACTTCTTCCAGCTTTAAAGATGCTTTTGGCAAGCTCATTGTCCATTCAGCATACTGACTAGGAGCGACAGCAGAGTCGTTCATATCACGCACCACAAAAAACGGACTTACAATATCCGAGTTCAGTTTATAGGACCATGTGTAGTTGAAAAAGTTATCAGCATATGGATTGCAGACACGTACTTGGTCTGATGGTTCCATGCCGTAGAATATGTATCGTTGATTCTTTGGTCTTGATGGACGCAATGACATTTTAGATACATCAGTCACATTTATGATCACAGCGTCAAACTCATGTTTGTCACTTAGCAGATTCTTATTCGTTGTCAAATAACACAAGAAATGCGGGCATTGGTAATCTAAAAACAGTTTTTGGCCTTCTGTATATGAAGATAACTCTGGATTTTTCGTCTCCAGTAATATGTACTTCAAGCTTTGATCGATCTTTTGGGAAACACTCTGCCGATGTATTCTTTCTTTGGCATTAAATAATTGAGCTTTATGGAGAGAATAAAACGccaatattacatacataattaaacCAGAGAAAGTAAGTATAAAGAATAATTTTGCCACTTTTCTTGACTGTGAAATGATCATTGCGGTGTCTTAACATGGATTGCAAAGTATGACTGATGTCTGGAGATTGCACACAACCGATTCTTGTAAACAAATAAGTTTGTAACAATCAAACGAAATGCGTAAGACTTTGGTATTTCTCCTCGGGTTTCCTAGTAACTACCGTGATATGTTGTGATTACAATGAGAGATTAATTCTAGGAATAATGTGAaaacaatagggggtattactgcaatgttctgtcaccagagtgcagcactagcctctttagtaaaccatagagtacctTATACAtaacctttaacaggtttttgacaagttttcagagataataaatatgacattgatgcatcaaggcggtttgtttatagaggacctaccgggaaacgcgaatccaaaaaattcgctatctgcctctttatcgctcaaatatgcaagtgacagggatgttagataacgaaatttcgattttcttgtttcgctatagactctcagattgtggtagtggcgccccctacgcagagtttcgcgtaatattccctattttcatggagactgtataaaggagataaatctctatgtacgaaaagtgtccatcaaaaaacagtaattaggcggcgccaccatacaccgaaatactaccaaaaacaacccacgtaatttggtcgggttatttgttgccttatatggttcatgttatactcatgtcccagagcctaactagcgccaccggagaaattaggaactattatttacagctgaaagctggtcacttttgcaatagttctgccataagagattgtcatcctttctataccgtccatacctattttgtaataatttatatgATGGTGACATAAAGTGTCAATGTGTCATTACATACGTAGATGCCAAATTAGATACAAAATGATTTTTTGTTACTGTCGGACCAAGATAACTGTATGATATTTGCAATAACAAATGtgacaatgtcatcattaatgtccaATTTCTACGAAAACATGAAAACTACTGTGACGTTTAAATGACGCTcgtcactttgttctgttcaagtagGTGCAAAAgtggttataaaaaaaataaaaaaatacgggtTCTTGtagtataagtaataattaactagtagagttagaccaagaaaagtctgcagcgattttgatagcatagatacgcagtgcacgtgttattttaaacgtcaaactatCTATAATATTCtataaattatgacgtataaattacacctgcactgcgtgtgttattaaaatcgctgtagacttttcttggtctaactttataaacttataaactgaaataaataatgaagtTTATAAGCTTTTTTTAACAATTCTACATTCTACAATAATATTTTCGACACTTCAGCATCTTGCTACTTTGAagggttaaacaaataaaaaataaggcaGAATTAACTCATAAACAAAGTAAAGGCCAGCATACGCCTAAGGCAAACAGCGAGCACTTTGGCGTCAAAGGCGACAGTGCGCCGAAAAGCTCCCATTTTTTTCCTATCCATCGATGTCTCCCTCTATTTGCTAAGACCTGTTTCGTTAGAGGCGGTGCGCGGCTACATAGTCAAGCAATACGAAATATTTCtccaaatagggaatattacgcgaaactctgcgtagagggcgtcactaccacaatctgagggtctatcgcgaaacaagaaaatcgaaatttcgttatctaacatctctgtcactcttgcatattcgagcgataaagaggcagatagcgtaaactctgtaaacaaaccaccttgatgcatcaatgtcatattttattatctctgaaaacttgtcaaaatgtacagtatgtataagttactctatggttaactaaaaaggctagtgctgcactctggtggcagaacattgcagtaatatcccctattgctaCACATTACAACTTTAGTTATTCTTCTCAACGATCGTTCATCCATTTTGTGCTACATATGGAGTATAAAAGCATACATCCATATCTTTATCTAACGGTTATTAACAAacagttaaattttataaaccTTGATGTTACAGACGTGTCGCCATTCTCCATATTCCTAAATGACTAATTAGGTTGGGCaacgaatgctcaaaaaagttatagagggaaatgtttGGAACACAATTCTGGACATCGTAACTTTGTtcggactagttaggaggtgaacatatcaaaagtccccggccgaaGCCCTTGAGCCGGGAGGGAGAGGGGGTTTTAAGGTcacatttttcggtttttcgattatatctcggaaaacatgcgtcttagcgacatggccaaaacaaaatgaaagttaattaaatttgttacaagttttatttagccaagtttttcgatatcttgtatagtttttgagatatccgctcttgaaagtttatatagagctctcaattttatcttgatatctatatcagtaaagctgctaggccgtgtttggtatcgtttttgtataaatcgagggtgctgaattcatttatggctACACTCACCCCCGTGGCGCTTCTCTTCGGTTTGCTCCAGTTAAACTCCGCTTAACGTGTAACTTCACATCCAATAactttatttaaagtatttaaacaataaaattcacCGCAACACAATCAAATCAACCGCACAGAGCTCTgacattttctttc
This genomic interval carries:
- the LOC134747482 gene encoding alpha-(1,3)-fucosyltransferase C-like; the encoded protein is MSLRPSRPKNQRYIFYGMEPSDQVRVCNPYADNFFNYTWSYKLNSDIVSPFFVVRDMNDSAVAPSQYAEWTMSLPKASLKLEEVMKFKNKNKAVAMLVKGCKDNEGKIFASKLREALKVHAEELDVFGCKRSYPLAGSGAVIAREYYYVLVTAGTAQDYVTDKVLKAYWNNAVPIIRARADLTKFLPPGSYINAHLHTPEQIAAIVHYSINNPSVYRSFFKWRNFYTFHKREEFDGICQICSLLNDRALFYSNSSAHLREWWESSSTSKIKCT